From the genome of Rhinatrema bivittatum chromosome 18, aRhiBiv1.1, whole genome shotgun sequence, one region includes:
- the DUSP1 gene encoding dual specificity protein phosphatase 1, with protein sequence MVNMEVCAMDCSALKGLLEERAAQCLLLDCRSFFSFNSSHILNSSNVRFSTIVKRRAKGAMSLEHIVPNEELRGRLRAGLFQAVVLLDERSWELEPSKKDCTLLLAVSTLCREARGSRLYFLKGGYEAFSCEYPEFCSKPASPTGLSLPLSASSVPGSADSSCGTPLYDQGGPVEILPFLYLGSAYHASRKDMLDALGITALINVSANCPNHFEGHYQYKSIPVEDNHKADISSWFNEAIDFIDSMKNAGGRVFVHCQAGISRSATICLAYLMRTNRVRLDEAFEFVKQRRSIISPNFSFMGQLLQFESQVLAPSCSAEAGSPAISVLDRGTSTTTVFNFPVSIPVHSAANTLSFLQNPLTTSPSC encoded by the exons ATGGTCAATATGGAGGTCTGTGCCATGGATTGCAGCGCTTTGAAAGGACTTTTGGAAGAGAGGGCGGCTCAGTGCCTGCTCCTGGACTGCCGATCCTTTTTCTCCTTCAATTCCTCGCACATCCTGAACTCCAGCAACGTCCGGTTCAGCACCATCGTGAAGCGGCGGGCCAAGGGGGCCATGAGCCTGGAGCACATCGTCCCCAACGAGGAGCTGCGCGGCCGGCTGCGGGCAGGGCTCTTCCAGGCCGTGGTGCTGCTGGACGAGCGGAGCTGGGAGCTGGAGCCCAGCAAGAAGGACTGCACCCTGCTGCTGGCCGTGAGCACCCTGTGCAGGGAGGCCAGGGGCAGCAGGCTCTACTTCCTGAAAG GTGGTTATGAAGCTTTTTCCTGCGAATATCCCGAGTTCTGCAGTAAACCAGCCAGCCCCACGGGCCTGAGCTTGCCGCTGAGTGCCAGCAGCGTGCCCGGCAGTGCCGATTCTTCCTGTGGCACCCCTCTGTATGACCAG GGTGGTCCAGTGGAAATCCTTCCTTTCCTGTACCTGGGCAGTGCCTACCATGCGTCCAGGAAGGACATGTTGGATGCCTTGGGGATAACAGCCCTGATCAATGTCTCGGCAAACTGCCCCAACCATTTCGAGGGACACTATCAGTACAAAAGCATCCCCGTAGAGGACAATCACAAAGCCGACATCAGCTCCTGGTTCAACGAAGCCATTGATTTTATAG ACTCTATGAAAAATGCTGGAGGAAGGGTATTCGTTCATTGCCAGGCTGGCATCTCCCGCTCTGCCACCATCTGCCTGGCGTACCTCATGAGGACCAACCGGGTGAGGCTGGACGAAGCCTTCGAGTTTGTGAAGCAGAGAAGAAGCATCATCTCCCCAAACTTCAGCTTCATGGGGCAACTCCTGCAGTTCGAGTCTCAGGTGCTGGCACCATCTTGCTCTGCAGAAGCTGGCAGCCCCGCCATCTCTGTGCTGGACCGAGGAACCTCCACCACCACCGTCTTCAACTTTCCGGTTTCCATCCCCGTCCATTCCGCAGCAAACACTTTAAGCTTCCTACAGAATCCCCTCACTACGTCTCCCAGCTGCTGA
- the LOC115079619 gene encoding uncharacterized protein LOC115079619, whose amino-acid sequence MPLEEVSSSEVRFSEEIVVPATEGGAMASTPLGGGQSPESLRMDRGGGSILEIPPEISRGMDEINIVIQSAPFPVLKPLERPQNITLESLWLAISTLQTSLMTISEGFKITQDSIFNVKKIMVGQTERITYIEGKIKKVEEVQNSIIKGEVIMNRRMETFENELRNTNIRIINFPKCKLISAKEQFKSYLKDIMKMSNEDMPVINKAYFVSVLKTNTENQMETEEVRLNITEFLETSQQYQVEGRGTLLVKFMSSMDRDIVMKKFLQHRTELYLDQKMWMYPDVSKETQRKRKKFLSLLPQARSHGAQIILRFPCKCVMRVEGQRYVFYDPDQLGNFIQTHHWTLDTGQN is encoded by the coding sequence ATGCCGTTAGAGGAGGTGAGCTCATCTGAGGTGCGTTTTTCGGAGGAGATCGTGGTCCCTGCGACGGAGGGTGGTGCAATGGCGTCCACCCCGCTGGGAGGAGGGCAATCCCCCGAGAGCCTGAGAATGGACAGAGGAGGGGGATCTATCCTGGAGATACCACCCGAGATATCCAGAGGTATGGATGAAATTAATATTGTTATCCAATCGGCACCCTTTCCAGTTTTAAAACCTTTGGAAAGGCCTCAAAATATTACCCTAGAATCTTTGTGGCTTGCAATATCAACATTACAAACCTCCTTAATGACAATTTCGGAAGGATTTAAGATAACTCAAGACTCAATATTTAATGTGAAAAAGATTATGgttggccaaactgagagaataaCTTATATTGAAGGGAAAATAAAGAAAGTAGAGGAAGTCCAAAACTCTATAATTAAAGGAGAAGTAATTATGAACAGAAGAATGGAGACGTTTGAGAACGAACTGAGAAATACAAATATCAGAATTATAAACTTCCCGAAGTGCAAACTGATTTCTGCTAAAGAGCAATTTAAAAGTTACCTGAAAGACATAATGAAAATGTCAAATGAAGATATGCCTGTTATAAATAAAGCTTATTTTGTGTCAGTACttaaaacaaatacagaaaatCAGATGGAAACGGAAGAAGTAAGGTTAAATATTACGGAGTTTTTGGAGACCTCACAACAATATCAAGTTGAAGGAAGAGGTACCCTGCTGGTCAAATTTATGTCTTCAATGGACAGAGATATAGTAATGAAAAAATTTCTCCAACACAGGACAGAGTTATATTTAGATCAAAAAATGTGGATGTACCCAGATGTTTCGAAAGAAActcagaggaaaaggaagaaattccTGTCTTTGTTGCCCCAAGCAAGATCACATGGGGCTCAAATAATAttgagatttccctgtaaatgtgtgatgAGAGTGGAAGGTCAGAGATATGTTTTTTATGACCCTGACCAATTGGGAAATTTTATACAAACACACCACTGGACCTTGGACACAGGACAGAATTAA